The following are from one region of the Juglans regia cultivar Chandler chromosome 10, Walnut 2.0, whole genome shotgun sequence genome:
- the LOC108980802 gene encoding uncharacterized protein LOC108980802: MKKSSLDAAQLGPACARKTSASKLKVQNGAFCISFSQSAQLLSQSSLCDFFPRATNLFLEHPKPFLSTNSASLPAIDVRLHPRHKPSRPSHSSPPTRCLSQLSKCDFIPDINLVVLRISNTRRNPRRLFFGCPQFNKEGIPYCKYFKWADNPDVREKAIVTRETKLLRKDEALKSREKEIEKREFVLHNNEALLQKQLADMQHARRLLHVSWLFIICISLYLMIKYIGTFVMMKNWC, translated from the exons atgaaaaagtCTAGTCTAGACGCGGCGCAGCTCGGGCCTGCGTGTGCACG TAAGACTTCGGCTTCGAAGTTAAAGGtgcaaaacggtgcgttttgcatttctttctctcaatcCGCTCAACTGCTCTCACAATCCTCTCTGTGCGATTTCTTCCCCAGAGCAACGAACTTGTTTCTCGAGCATCCCAAGCCATTTCTCTCCACCAACTCGGCATCTCTCCCAGCTATCGATGTGCGACTTCATCCCCGACATAAACCTAG CCGACCAAGCCATTCCTCTCCACCAACTCGGTGTCTCTCCCAGCTATCGAAGTGCGACTTCATCCCCGACATAAACCTAG TTGTACTTAGAATATCAAATACCCGAAGAAATCCAAGGCGACTATTTTTTGGGTGTCCACAGTTCAATAAAGAG GGAATACCATATTGCAAATATTTCAAGTGGGCAGATAATCCAGATGTCAGAGAGAAAGCCATTGTAACTagagaaacaaaattattaaggAAAGATGAAGCGCTTAAAAGCagagaaaaagagattgagaagaGGGAGTTCGTACTCCACAACAATGAAGCCTTGCTTCAGAAGCAATTAGCTGATATGCAGCATGCACGCAGACTACTTCATGTCTCTTGGCTGTTCATCATATGTATTTCATTGTATTTGATGATCAAATACATAGGGACTTTTGTAATGATGAAGAACTGGTGTTAG
- the LOC108980808 gene encoding tRNA:m(4)X modification enzyme TRM13 homolog, translated as MEGCRCQFWLPKKNRFCANVPLGDSLFCGNHNPRSGQWIPCPVDPSHSVLKDNLQGHVKRCPLLKQVQSLTLQPFYQKGINAGRDENTEDLGHVSSEVKRAAVHGMGLPDFFKLIEKIESVHGLVCKDICDSYKMPEACNMWIKREVDRKLPFQEKHVVQQASILGHLEESGVLKNDAGRKQCDSEGSYDDGKNGVSAVVEFGAGRGYLTQMLADCYGIKKVFLVERKSYKLKADRSLRQKECLILERLRIDIEDLNLNAVESLRGIPYLAIGKHLCGPATDLTLRCCLAEHSSPDNVDSCSGNQNLRGLAIATCCHHLCQWKHYTNKKYLSTLGITKEEFHAITWFTSWAVDADHGSDLPDVTDVQLHLESIERGGECSGDAIGVEDFVRNMKAIERAALGFMCKQIIDMGRLMWIKERGLETRLVRYVPTSISPENHLLIARHANHF; from the exons ATGGAGGGGTGCCGCTGCCAGTTCTGGCTGCCGAAGAAGAACAGATTCTGTGCCAACGTCCCTCTCGGCGATTCTTT GTTCTGTGGAAATCACAATCCCAGGTCTGGCCAGTGGATCCCATGCCCAGTAGACCCTTCTCA CTCCGTACTTAAGGATAATCTTCAAGGGCATGTTAAGAGATGCCCATTACTTAAACAAGTTCAATCCTTGACTCTTCAACCCTTCTACCAGAAGGGCATAAATGCTGGCAGAGATGAAAACACAGAAGATTTGGGCCACGTGTCTTCAGAAGTGAAGAGAGCTGCTGTTCATGGTATGGGTCTgcctgatttttttaaattgattgagaagattgaatcTGTTCATGGGTTGGTATGTAAGGATATTTGTGACTCCTATAAGATGCCGGAAGCTTGCAATATGTGGATTAAGAGAGAAGTCGATAG GAAATTGCCATTTCAGGAGAAACATGTTGTGCAACAGGCATCGATTCTTGGCCACTTGGAAGAATCTGGGGTATTGAAGAATGACGCTGGGAGGAAACAGTGCGACTCTGAGGGGTCATATGACGATGGCAAAAATGGCGTGTCTGCAGTGGTTGAATTTGGAGCTGGGAGAGGGTACTTGACACAAATGCTTGCCGATTGTTACGGGATCAAAAAGGTTTTTCTAGTTGAGCGAAAGTCATACAAGCTGAAG GCTGATCGTTCCTTGCGACAAAAAGAGTGTTTGATATTGGAGCGCTTGAGAATTGACA TTGAGGATTTAAACTTGAATGCGGTTGAGTCTTTGCGGGGAATTCCTTACCTGGCCATTGGTAAACATCTCTGTGGGCCTGCCACCG ATTTGACTCTAAGATGTTGTCTTGCTGAACATTCTAGTCCAGATAATGTTGATTCCTGCAGCGGTAATCAAAACCTCAGAGGTCTTGCTATAGCAACATGTTGCCATCATCTTTGCCAGTGGAAACATTACACAA ataaaaaatatttatctacttTGGGGATCACCAAAGAAGAATTCCATGCAATTACGTGGTTTACAAGCTGGGCAGTAGATGCTGATCATGGTTCAGATCTCCCTGACGTTACTGATGTCCAACTGCATCTAGAATcaat TGAAAGGGGAGGAGAATGCAGCGGAGATGCAATTGGAGTGGAGGACTTTGTGAGGAATATGAAAGCAATTGAAAGGGCAGCCTTGGGGTTTATGTGCAAGCAGATTATTGACATGGGGAGATTAATGTGGATCAAGGAACGTGGTTTAGAAACACGGCTTGTCAGATATGTCCCGACTAGCATCTCTCCTGAAAACCATTTACTGATTGCCAGACATGCTAATCATTTTTGA
- the LOC108980806 gene encoding zinc finger A20 and AN1 domain-containing stress-associated protein 6-like yields MEQESQKRKVDEMGLEPSNSPILCTNNCGFFGNTSTNNLCSKCYKDFLLKQKNDNIVLQKKVSDETSVEDKAQVKGVLEVNQSRVEEGASSENPEKAPANRCSFCRKRVGLTGFKCRCGLTFCSLHRYSDKHNCLFDYKIAGQEAIEKANPVVKADKIEKI; encoded by the coding sequence ATGGAACAAGAATCACAAAAAAGGAAGGTTGATGAGATGGGCCTTGAGCCCTCGAACTCGCCCATTCTTTGCACGAATAACTGTGGATTCTTTGGGAACACAAGTACTAATAATCTTTGCTCCAAATGCTATAAAGACTTTCTTTTGAAACAGAAGAACGATAATATAGTTTTACAAAAGAAAGTGAGCGATGAAACAAGCGTGGAGGATAAGGCTCAAGTTAAAGGGGTTTTGGAAGTGAACCAGAGTCGAGTTGAGGAAGGGGCTTCATCCGAGAACCCTGAGAAGGCACCTGCAAATCGTTGCAGCTTCTGTAGGAAGCGGGTGGGGCTGACAGGGTTCAAGTGTCGGTGCGGATTGACATTTTGCTCGCTGCATCGCTACTCTGACAAGCACAACTGCTTGTTCGATTACAAGATCGCTGGGCAGGAAGCTATTGAGAAGGCGAATCCTGTTGTGAAGGCCGACAAGATTGAGAAGATATGA
- the LOC118349626 gene encoding protein FAR1-RELATED SEQUENCE 5-like produces MTQRSKREKDVTIKYVTLGCARGGNAQNRTSNVSKPRPTRKTDCKAGMNVLLKNGKLCVTSVFNTHNHVLSPRKSRFFRCNREVSESVKRVLDTNDEAGIWMNKSFQAIVTDVGGFENVPFGEKNCRNYIDKARHLQLEKGSAQALLEYFRRLQYKNDGFYGIMDLDDDRMRNVFWVDARSRGVYNYFGDVVTFDTAYLTNRYGMPFAPFMGVNHHGQSILLGAGLISSENTESFVWLFKTWLDCMDGKAPNTIITDQYRVMKNAIAIVFPNTRHRYCLWHILRKVPEKLGSYNQYKCGLKKREFWVPVYLKNSFWAGMSTTQHSESMNAFFDGYVHAKTNLKEFVDQFDSALKKKIENENQTDFHSYNFTIPLISHLALEKKFQEVYTNAKFREVYCTMNPHSVASNVGLSTVHATTEGSSKKVLSPHVVRGKGRPPTKRRMSMMEEKVKKIKTKAAKNSNDKGKSKPRWRRLDTELLESSGNQTFVITNQETVQTSVQLDGTQPSMAERTQSESRV; encoded by the exons ATGACACAGAGGAGTAAAAGGGAGAAGGATGTGACTATCAAATACGTCACTCTAGGATGTGCTCGTGGTGGCAATGCACAAAATCGGACGTCAAATGTCTCTAAGCCTCGGCCAACAAGGAAGACAGACTGCAAGGCAGGGATGAATGTGTTGTTGAAGAATGGGAAGTTGTGTGTCACATCGGTATTTAACACACACAATCATGTGCTAAGTCCAAGAAAATccaggtttttcagatgcaatAGAGAAGTTAGTGAGTCCGTTAAGAGAGTTTTGGATACAAATGATGAGGCTGGCATATGGATGAATAAGAGTTTCCAAGCTATCGTGACTGATGTGGGTGGGTTTGAGAACGTACCATTTGGGGAAAAAAATTGTCGTAACTACATTGATAAGGCACGTCACCTACAGTTGGAGAAAGGTAGTGCACAAGCATTACTTGAGTATTTTCGACGGTTGCAATACAAGAATGATGGTTTTTACGGCAtaatggatttggatgatgatAGGATGAGAAATGTGTTTTGGGTGGACGCCCGTAGTAGAGGAGTGTACAACTACTTTGGAGATGTGGTAACATTCGATACCGCGTATCTAACAAATAGATATGGAATGCCATTTGCACCTTTCATGGGTGTAAATCACCATGGGCAGtcaatcctcttgggtgcaggGCTTATTTCAAGTGAGAATACAGAATCATTTGTGTGGTTATTTAAAACTTGGCTTGATTGTATGGATGGAAAGGCGCCAAATACTATTATTACAGATCAATATCGtgtaatgaaaaatgctatcgCCATTGTGTTCCCTAACACGCGTCATAGATATTGCTTGTGGCACATACTGCGCAAGGTTCCTGAGAAGCTTGGTAGTTATAATCAATACAAATGTGGCCTGAAAA AGCGAGAGTTTTGGGTGCCGGTATATTTGAAGAATTcgttttgggctggaatgagtacaactcaGCACAGTGAGAGTATGAACGCTTTCTTCGACGGCTATGTGCATGCTAAGACAAATTTAAAAGAGTTTGTTGATCAATTCGACAGtgcattgaagaaaaaaattgagaatgaaaaccAAACAGACTTTCATTCATATAACTTCACAATTCCACTTATATCACACTTGGCACTTGAGAAGAAATTTCAAGAAGTGTACACGAATGCCAAATTTAGGGAG GTATACTGCACCATGAATCCCCACAGCGTAGCTTCAAATGTTGGATTAAGTACTGTTCATGCAACAACGGAAGGAAGTTCAAAAAAAGTATTAAGTCCCCATGTTGTCAGAGGCAAGGGAAGACCCCCGACTAAGAGGAGGATGTCGATGATGGAGgagaaagtgaagaaaataaaaactaaggCTGCTAAAAACAGCAATGACAAGGGAAAAAGCAAACCG CGGTGGCGTAGATTGGATACTGAATTATTGGAAAGCAGTGGGAACCAAACATTTGTGATTACCAACCAAGAAACTGTACAAACATCTGTACAGTTGGATGGAACACAACCTTCAATGGCAGAAAGAACACAATCAGAAAGTAGA GTATAA